A genomic region of Lytechinus pictus isolate F3 Inbred chromosome 2, Lp3.0, whole genome shotgun sequence contains the following coding sequences:
- the LOC129275720 gene encoding SEC14-like protein 2 has product MSGFPGNLSDSQKEKLRKFKENVSDVLKPEHDDVKLLKFLRARRFDLKRTEKMFRMDIKWREENKVSTILDWYTIPKVFEKYWCGGVCGLDKEGHAVYISPVGNFDPKGVLFSAKASDILKTYTHAIEFQIRNHRRFTEEKGLKHTEGSLMIFDMENLGVHHVWKPGIDMFIKTAMIAEQHYPELIYRLFIIRAPKIFPVSYSLVKPFLREDTRKKIQVLGSNWKEVLLKHIDADQLPVYWGGTKTDPDGNEMCTSLIRVGGKIPKSFYLKDREPPHTLTAHEVSRGGVIEFKYEVKNPNSVLRYEFQTDCNDIKFGFDRVDGGKGKKTAILKLEKYNSHMVPENGEIMIAEPGTYVARFDNSHSWTKSKKLSYWLELLEPSDVEPEFQEMTEGVDSINLND; this is encoded by the exons ATGAGCGGTTTCCCAGGTAACCTTTCAGACAGCCAGAAGGAAAAGCTGAGAAAG TTCAAAGAGAATGTTTCAGACGTTCTGAAGCCAGAACATGACGATGTCAAACTCCTGAAATTTCTTCGGG CAAGAAGATTTGACCTGAAGAGAACAGAAAAGATGTTTAGAATG GACATCAAGTGGAGGGAGGAAAATAAAGTCAGTACTATACTGGACTGGTACACGATTCCTAAG gtattTGAGAAATACTGGTGTGGCGGAGTATGTGGACTGGACAAGGAAGGCCATGCAGTCTACATATCACCTGTTGGAAATTTCGATCCCAAAG GTGTCTTATTTTCAGCCAAGGCAAGTGACATCCTGAAGACATATACACATGCTATAGAATTCCAGATCAGGAATCATCGGCGCTTTACTGAAGAG AAAGGGCTCAAGCATACTGAGGGATCTTTGATGATCTTTGACATGGAGAATCTCGGTGTACACCATGTATGGAAACCTGGTATTGATATGTTTATCAAG ACAGCAATGATTGCCGAGCAGCATTATCCAGAATTGATCTACCGTCTCTTCATAATCCGAGCGCCCAAGATCTTCCCGGTCTCCTACTCACTAGTAAAACCCTTCCTTCGCGAGGATACCAGAAAGAAAATACAGGTCTTGGGAA GTAATTGGAAGGAGGTATTACTGAAGCATATCGACGCTGATCAGCTACCAGTTTACTGGGGAGGAACTAAGACAGATCCTGATGGAAACGAGATGTGTACTTCACTG ATACGAGTGGGTGGCAAAATTCCAAAGTCCTTTTACTTGAAAGATCGTGAACCGCCCCATACCCTGACAGCACACGAGGTGTCACGAGGGGGCGTCATCGAATTCAAGTATGAAGTCAAGAATCCAAACAGCGTCCTGag GTATGAGTTCCAAACGGATTGTAATGACATCAAATTCGGATTCGACCGAGTAGACGGCGGTAAAGGAAAGAAGACGGCCATTTTGAAACTTGAGAAGTATAACAGTCACATGGTCCCAGAGAATGGAGAAATCATGATTGCAGAGCCTGGAACAT aCGTTGCTCGCTTTGACAACAGTCACAGTTGGACCAAATCAAAGAAGCTCTCCTATTGGTTGGAACTTCTGGAACCGAGTGACGTAGAACCGGAGTTTCAGGAGATGACAGAAGGAGTCGATAGCATCAACCTCAACGATTAA